The nucleotide window TTTGATCGCTCATGATTTCCAGTATGTCGATAATTTGGTGTGTACAGCGTCGGTGTGTACAGTGTCGCGGTGTACAGCTTGGGAATGAACAGGGTCAGGATGAACAGCTGACTTCCAGGCCGGCGGCCCAGTCCGGTGGCAGGGCCGCATAGCTTTCGTGCTCCGGCTGTTCGTCGAACGGGCGCTCCAGCACGGCGAGCAGGCGCTGCACTTCGGAGAAATCCTTGTGCTGCGCCTTGTCGATCGCCACCTGGGCCAGGTAATTGCGCAGCACGTATTTGGGATTGACGGCATTCATGGCCGCCTGGCGCGCGGCGTCGACGCTGTTCTCGGCACGCAGCCGCTCGCGGTACTTGACGGCCCACGCATCGAATGCCGGGCGATCGATGAACAGGTCCCGCAGCGGTTCGTCGCCCTCGGCCGAGCCGGCGCGCAGGCTGCCCAGCCGGCGGAAGAACAGCGTGAAGTCGGCGTGGTTCGCCTGCAGCAGGCCGAACATCTCGTCCAGCAGCGCGCGGTCGGCCTCGCGGCTTTCCTTGAGGCCCAGCTTGGCATGCAGCAGGTCGTCGACCGTGGCGCCGAACACGCCCTGGTAGACGTCCAGCGCTTCCTGGGTCTGTTCGACCGAACCGATCAGCGGAACCAGTGCCTGCGCCAGCGCATAGCAGTTCCAGTGGCCGATCTGCGGCTGCATCGCATACGAGTAGCGGCCGCCCTGGTCGGTATGGTTGCAGATGTGCTGTGCGTTGAACGCTTCCATGAAGCCGAACGGGCCGTAGTCCAGCGTCTGGCCGAGGATCGACATATTGTCGGTGTTCATCACGCCGTGCATGAAGCCGACCGATTGCCACTGCGCGATCAGGCGCGCGGTGCGGCGCGTGACTTCCTCGAGCAGGGCCGCATAGGGATTTTCCTCGTCGCGCAAGGCGGGATAGAAACGGTCGATCACGTAGTCCGCCAGGATGCGCAGCCGGGCTTCGTCATTGCGGTAGAACCAGTGTTCGAACGAACCGAAACGCACGAAGGTGGGCGCCATGCGCACCACCACGGCGGCCGTTTCGATCGTCTCGCGGACGATGCCCTGGTCCGAGCCGATCACGGACAAGGCGCGCGTGGTGGGGATGCCCAGCGCATGCATCGCCTCGGAACACAGGAATTCGCGGATCGACGAGCGCAGCACGGCGCGGCCGTCGCCCATCCGCGAATACGGTGTCAGGCCGGCGCCCTTCAGCTGCAGCTCGACCGGGCCGGTATCGGTGGACACGTCGCCGAGCAGGATCGCACGGCCGTCGCCGAGCTGGCCCGCCCAGACGCCGAACTGGTGGCCGGAATACACGGCCGACAGGGGTTCGGCGCGGTCGGGCACGCGGTTGCCGACAAGGACGTCGATCGCATCGGCATCGAGCGCGGCGGGATCGAGGCCGATCAGTCGCGCGGCGCTGCCGCTGATGGCGACCGGGTAGGGGGCCGGGAGCGGCGTCGGCATGAGCCGCGTATAAAACTCGGGCGGAAGCGACGCAAACGAGTTTTCCAGGGGGAGGGTAAAGGCAGCGATGGCGGTTCCTGACTGGCAAAGTGGGTTCTGGTGGGTCACTTGAGCGGATTTTACCCCAGCCCGTAAAAAGGGGCGGACGCGGCACCGGCAAATAGCACGGTCGGACGTTTGCGGGTATAGTTCGCGGACCCATCCACAGAAGAGGACCCGAGACATGAGTGCGGATTACGCCCTGCACGGCACCGTGGCCGTCATCACGTTGAACAACCCGCCCGTGAACGGGCTTGGCCTGGTGACGCGCACCGCCGCCGTCGACGGTATCCGCCGCGCCCAGGACGACCCGGCCGTGACGGCCATCGTCATTACCGGCGCCGGCAAGGCGTTTTCCGGCGGCGCCGATATCCGCGAGTTCAATTCCCCGAAGGCCCTGACGGAACCGACGCTGCACACGCTGATCCGTACCGCCGAGGAATCGGCGAAGCCGGTGGTGGCGGCGATCCACAGCGTGTGCATGGGCGGCGGCCTGGAGCTGTCGCTGGGCTGCCACTACCGCGTGGCGCTGCCGGGCGCGCAGGTGGCCCTGCCGGAAGTGAAGCTGGGCCTGCTGCCGGGAGCGGGCGGCACCCAGCGCCTGCCGCGCGCGATCGGGCTCGAGCCGGCGCTGGAGATGATCGTGTCGGGCAATCCGGTGCTGTCCGAAAGGCTGCCCGCGCTGTTCGACGAAGTGTTCGCGCCCGGTACGGACCTGGTGGCGGCGGCAGTGGCGTTCGCGGAGAAAATCGCGCCGGTGCGGCCGCTGCCGAAGGTGCGCGACCGGCAGGCGGCGCATGCCGATGCTGCGGCGTTCCTGCAGGCCGCGCGCGCGCGCGTTGCGGCGGCGGCCGGACCGTTCCCGGCGCCGCTCGAATGTGTCGAGACCATCGCGGCGGCGGTCTCGATGCCGTTCGAACAAGGCCTGGCATTCGAGCGCGAACGCTTCATGCACCTGATCGGCACGCCCGAATCGCGCGCATTGCGCCATGCGTTCTTCGCGGAGCGCGAGGCGGCGAAAGTGCCGGGCGTGCCGGCCGATACGCCGCGGCGGCCCGTCGAGCAGGCGGCCGTGATCGGCGCCGGCACGATGGGCAGCGGCATCGCCATGGCCTTTGCCAACGCCGGCATTCCCGTCATGCTGCTCGAGTCGTCGCCCGAGGCACTGGACAAGGGATTGACGGCGATCCGCGCTCACTACGACGGTGCGGTCGGCAAGGGCAAGCTCACGCCGGAACAGCTGGCGCGGCGCATGGCCCTGATCACCGGTACGGTGCAAAGCGCGGAGATTGCGGGAGCGGACATCGTCATCGAAGCGGTGTTCGAAGACATGGCCGTCAAGGAAGCGGTGTTCCGGCAACTGGACGATGTGATGAAGCCGGGGGCGATCCTGGCCACCAATACGTCGACGCTGGACGTG belongs to Pseudoduganella albidiflava and includes:
- a CDS encoding 3-hydroxyacyl-CoA dehydrogenase NAD-binding domain-containing protein, whose amino-acid sequence is MSADYALHGTVAVITLNNPPVNGLGLVTRTAAVDGIRRAQDDPAVTAIVITGAGKAFSGGADIREFNSPKALTEPTLHTLIRTAEESAKPVVAAIHSVCMGGGLELSLGCHYRVALPGAQVALPEVKLGLLPGAGGTQRLPRAIGLEPALEMIVSGNPVLSERLPALFDEVFAPGTDLVAAAVAFAEKIAPVRPLPKVRDRQAAHADAAAFLQAARARVAAAAGPFPAPLECVETIAAAVSMPFEQGLAFERERFMHLIGTPESRALRHAFFAEREAAKVPGVPADTPRRPVEQAAVIGAGTMGSGIAMAFANAGIPVMLLESSPEALDKGLTAIRAHYDGAVGKGKLTPEQLARRMALITGTVQSAEIAGADIVIEAVFEDMAVKEAVFRQLDDVMKPGAILATNTSTLDVDRIAAVTRRPQDVIGTHFFSPAHVMKLLEIVRGRATGNDVLATVLALAKRLKKTGVVSGVCDGFIGNRMIEQYIRQAGFLLEEGCTPAQVDGALERFGLAMGPFRMSDLAGNDIGWAIRKRRAAERPGMTYSKVADLLCELGRFGQKTGAGWYDYRPGDRTPHPSAQVDALIVDHARQAGIAPRRIGDEEIVERLVYALVNEGALILEEGIALRASDIDMVYLTGYGFPLYRGGPMFHADTVGLPNVLAAIERFAAGAHGEAWRPAPLLVRLAAEGRGFNDR
- a CDS encoding protein adenylyltransferase SelO: MPTPLPAPYPVAISGSAARLIGLDPAALDADAIDVLVGNRVPDRAEPLSAVYSGHQFGVWAGQLGDGRAILLGDVSTDTGPVELQLKGAGLTPYSRMGDGRAVLRSSIREFLCSEAMHALGIPTTRALSVIGSDQGIVRETIETAAVVVRMAPTFVRFGSFEHWFYRNDEARLRILADYVIDRFYPALRDEENPYAALLEEVTRRTARLIAQWQSVGFMHGVMNTDNMSILGQTLDYGPFGFMEAFNAQHICNHTDQGGRYSYAMQPQIGHWNCYALAQALVPLIGSVEQTQEALDVYQGVFGATVDDLLHAKLGLKESREADRALLDEMFGLLQANHADFTLFFRRLGSLRAGSAEGDEPLRDLFIDRPAFDAWAVKYRERLRAENSVDAARQAAMNAVNPKYVLRNYLAQVAIDKAQHKDFSEVQRLLAVLERPFDEQPEHESYAALPPDWAAGLEVSCSS